The genome window AATTTATCTGCTTTTTAATTCTCTCTTTCCGGAAATGAACCACAATACTttgtggccttattaacctgtgtcacgaCTTTTAATGATTTGTATATCAGTACCCCCAATTCCCtccgctcctctaccccatttttcAAGCGCTGTTTTTTTACCCACACATAAATAACGTAGACACAAGAAGTTCTGAAAGAGATTTGGATTTTATTTTGGCCTTTGTGATTTACAATTGAACCAAATCCCCAGATCACTGAATATACAGAGCCCAAAATACAACGAAGCATGGAAGAGATGGTTAATACAGTCTTTAAAAATACATCGACACAAGTAACGTTCAGTAAATATAAAATGCTAAGTCaacatataacttcaatcacatggGCGCAAATGAAACTGCTATTAATATGACGTTGTTTAAACTATTTAGGTAGGGTAGAGACCCATTTCACAGCTATCACTTTCTCACTATATGCGAAATGGCGGCGGCTACTTCTTTCCAGTTGCTCCAGGTACCCCTCGTGCCAGGTAGATATTATAGTTACTGTACACTTTATAACGCATGACTTCATAAAGGAGGATTCCCGATTAATCGGTAAATCAATTTCATTGCCATACATTATATCATCAGCCACTGAACATTTTACAAAATCTTCCTTTAACAACCACCTTTATATTTAAACTCGGGCCAGATTTCCAAACTCTGTACCTGAGGTTCTGATGGGTGCAAGTGCATTGTCTTAAATTCCTTCCCCTTATTGATAACTTTAATTGAAAAGAAGCGCGTACGGTTAAACAGTAGTTGCTGAAGTTTTTTTAAAGATAATTACACATCGAATTACTTATCAAACACTTTACAGTAAAATGGCTTAATTCTTCAATTGACAAAAATGTTTAAAAACGTGCAGTATTAGTGGAATCTTATCTCAGGAAACTGGTTCGGATCTATTCCAAGTTACACATAGTTCTTGCTCGGAGCTGTAGACCTGGGCGCAGAATACTTTGCCGAGTAGGAATTATCATCTTTAGGAGGGCAGGAACAGCAGAGCAGAGCCCCTCCGAGAATCAGCAGACCCGAGGTTCCCCAACCGATGTACAAGGAGGCTCCAAGTTCTCTCCTCTGGGCGTCTGTCACCAGCGGGTTGTAGAAATCCTTGATGATGGTGTTcgctgaccaggacactgggatcagggTCAATATTCCAGACAGGATGAAGATAATTCCCGATATAATTGTGACCTTGGCCTTTGTCGCCTCGTTTTCTATGCAGTTGGTGCATTTTCCTCCCGCAATAGAGACGAGGATGCCGATGATTCCCACCACGAGGGAGATAACGGTCAAAGCTCTGGAAGCCTGGAGATCTTGGGAGAGAGCTAACAGGGAGTCGTACACCTTACATTgcatctgcccagtgctctgaacaaTACAGTTCATCCACAGACCTTCCCAGATAATCTGCGCCACCACAATGTTGTTTCCAATGAAAGCGGTCACTCTCCACATGGGAAGAACGCAGGTGAGAAGAGCTCCCATCCATCCGAACACACACAGGGCTATGCCCAGAATCTGGAGTCCCATTGATGCCATTCTCGTAGTTTCGTGCAAGCAATCTGCGACCTTCCAAGATAAATAAGAGTGTCTGCTTTCACGATCCGGAACAACCTGAGGACGATCAGTAAATGTGATGGCAATTATAGCCCCTCACCAGTGGGCGGGCATTCGCACCTCATCTCAGTTTACCAGAGCTGAAAACAGGGAATACCGGCTGAACCAGATTCCAAAGTGACTATTATCTTGTTTCAGGTACTTTTCAGAATTGAAGTGGCACAAGAATGGGGATGGTTAATAAAGTATTTGCATCTGTGTTTGCAGCTAAATACATTTTCTCCTCGTAAAGAAAACAATTTTTTATTGGTAAATTACATTGCCTACTGTAGCTTTAAGTAATTTGCTATTTAGAGGACAAGGGAACTTGCCTTCCTCCTGGTAACTCTTTCACAATACAGAGATTCATCCGAATTCATGTAAAACAAATCCGCAGAAGCCTTTCCTGCTGCATATTTCCTTCTGAGTTTTATGATGGGAGGAGTTGACGAAAAGGTAAacttaatagtttccttgaccctaGGAAAACTATGAACAGACACCTGCTGGAAGGAAGGAATCGGTACCAAAAACAAAGGGTCTGTTCAAGCCAAGATCAACAGAACGTAATTAAGATGCCAATCCTCCAACTCAATCAAATAAGGATGTAATTGACACTAAATATATCAATAGCTTACAAAAATATCACTGGTATGTAGCATCCTGATAATACATGCTTATTTTTTCACCTCACAATTGTGGCAGTACCTCTTTTATCACCTCTGTTGTCCAGGCTGGTTGTGTCTGCCCAAGCCTGGTTCAATCCCTTTCTATTCagtcataaccagagaatcaccagcaagggtttctcttcctgctcctgcaacattacctctggtgtcccccaaggatctacctTTGGCCCGCTCTTGTACATTATCTACATTCTGTCCTTTGGCGACATTGTTGGAAAACAGAATGTCATGCTCCACATGTATGCtataacatatcagatcctgaggggtcttgaaagggtgaatgtggaaaagatgtttcctattatggagtatctagaactaggggtcactatttaaaaataaggggtggcccacttaagacagagatgaggagaaaatttttctctcagagggacgtgagtctttgaaactctcttctggaaaaggcagtggaagcagtgtctttgaatatttttaaggcagaggtagatagattcttgataagcacaagggggtgaaaagttattgggggtaggcaggaatgtggagtaatcagttcaacttgttgaatggtggagcaggctgagtggcctattcctgctcctaattcatattttcATACGTATGTTCGTATATACGCTGAtgccacccagctctacctccaCACCATCTCTCATGACCTCGtaatgtctctgatttgtcacactgtttGACTGACTTCCAgtaatttcctccaactaagtattgggaagaccaaagccattgtcttcgactcaaccaacaatcctgttccctaaccagcaactccatctctctccctggcagctGTATGGGTCTGAACCAGAATGTTCACAAACTTAGTATCATTTTTGATCCCAGAATAAGCTACaaaccacatatctgctccatcactaagATTGGACTGAGGATTGGTCAAcagacagaagacagagggtaaaaaTAAAAGGGTCATTATCAGGTTGGCAGCTAGaggggtactacaaggatcagtgcttggacctcagccaTTTACATCTATATCAATGCGTCAGATGAACAGAAAGTGTAatgtaatgtattcaagtttgctgatgatacaaatttaggtgggaaagtaagctgtgaggaggatgcaaagaggctgcaaaggaacataaacaggttgagtgagtggacgagATACtgatagatggaatataatgtggggaagtgggaaGTTATCCATTTTACGTCGGAAGAATACAAAAGGAGAATATTTTtacatggtgagagactgggaaatgttggtattcagtgggatctgggtgtccttgtacacaaaccaCCGGAAGCTAGCATGCAGGTTGAGCAAGCAATAagtaaggcaaatggtatggtagTCTTTattactgatctgaaatgttaactctgcttctctctccacagatgctgccagacctgctgagtatttccagcatttcttgtttttatttcagatttccagcatctgcagtattttgcttttattatataagactAATGATGTCTGACAATTATATCAAGACTTGATGAGACCAACCTGGAGTACTTGTACAGATTTAGTCTCCTTGCCTAAAaaaggatatacttaccttggagggggtgcaatgaaggttcactagaccaaTTTCTGGAATGGGAGAAttgttctatgaggaaagattgagtagactaggctatATTCCAGAgaattcaaagaatgagaggtgatctcattgaaacatagaaaattcttgaggtgatgacagggtagatgctgagaggacgttgtCCCTGACTGTGAAGTCTGGAACatggggtcacaatctcagaataggGGTCAGCCAttaagaactgagatgaggagaaatttcttcactcaaaggtttgagAATCTCCGGCATTCTCCACTGAAGAGAGCTGTGAATGTGCAGttcttaagtatattcaagacaagaGATCAATAAATTTTTGGGTACTAAAATAATTAAGAGATACAGGAATACTGTGAGAATCTAGAGTTGAGGAAGAAGATCAGTTATGgtcttaatgaatggcagagcaggcttgaatagccaaatggcctactcctgacccCATTTATTAGGTTTTTATGTTCTTAAAACCACttacttccacttctgtaacattgtcCTATTCTGTCGCTgattcagttcatctgctgctgcaacCTTCATCCATACCTttattacctttagacttgactattccaatgcactcctgtccCACCTCCTGTCTTGCACCCAACATAAACTTGAACATATCCAAAACTCTCCTGCCCTTATCCTAACTCGCAACGTGTTCCAGTCACCAATCACCACTCTCTATGTAAATAAGttactcttgaattccttattggatgtattaatgactatcttatatctaTGGCCCATAACTCTGGTCTCcctggaaaaacattttttcatctatcaaacccttccataatcttaaagacttctaACAGGATGCCCCTCAGTCTTGAAAAAAGACCAGccttttcaatctttcctgatagatatgATTTGTCAGTTCTGATATCATTGTCGCGAATCCtttttcaccttctccagtgactctgtatcctttttataatggaggccagaccagataaaAGAGGCAAATTTCTTTCCCTAAAAGAACGTtactgaaccagattttttttatgacaagctggtagtttcatggtcaccattactgatattagcttttgtttattccagatttttttaatgaaCTTAGTTTAAATTCCCCTGCctttaaactcatgtctctggatcattaatccaAGCGTCTGGGTTACTAATGATGAAAGATCAcacacctgaaacattgactctgtttctctctactgatgctgccagacctgctgagtatttccaaaattttctgtttttatcctctggattaccagtctagtaatataaccactatagCATGGTATCCCTTACAGGCCATACCATAATTTTCACATAAAAACCATTTGGGTGAAGCTGGTTCCTGCACATTGACTGATTCCTGTGTAATGGGCTTGGACCCTGCAGGCCATACTGTATTTTATTTCTGCTAATTCAAAAGTAGGTTTGCACATTCCTGCTGTATATGCAAAGTCAcaccaggctccttagacagcaccttccaaaacccaacctttaccaacgagaaggacaagggcagcaaatgcatgggaacaccaccacctgcaagttcccctccaagtcacacaccatcctgacttggaactatatcgccattccttcactgtcactgggtcaaaatcctgggactccctttctaacagcactgtaggtgtacctaccccacatagactgcagtggttcaagaaggcagctcaccaccagcttctcaagggctattagggatgggcaataaatgttggcctaggcagcgacgcccacatcccatgaatgaataaaacaaaaaggtAAGGTATTTCCCAAATGTTTTCCAAATTTCTTTGAACAAATAAGTGGCAGGTTTTAAAAAATTGTAAGTATATGCAGATTGGGTTAGATGAATTAGAGTGGAAAGAGGCtcaggtggagcataaacactagcacagaTAAGGTGGAAGCTGTGGCTTGTGTCTGTGCTATAAATTGTATGTAATTCTCTACAAATATgctagctatggctcagttggcagcactataGCCTCTACCTTAGAaggctatgggttcaagtcccaatacaGGACTTGAATGTAACAATCTAGACTGAGatctcactgcagtactgagagagtactgcagtATCAGAGGTGCctcctttcagatgaaacattagacCCAGGCCCTggcaggtggctgtaaaagatcccatggcactattttgaagaagctcTTGCTGGTATCCGAGTCAATGTCTATCCCTCaattcttcttttttggcctccttgtctcgagagacaatggatacgcgcctggaggtggtcagtggtttgtgcagcagcgcctggagtggctataaaggccaattctagatgacagactcttccacaggtgctgcagataaaattggttgttgggggtgttacacagttggctctccccttgcgcttctgtattttttcctgccaactgctaagtctcttcgactcaccactctttagccctgcctttatggctgtctgccagctctggcgatcactggcaactgactcccacgacttgtgatcaatgtcacaggacctcatgtcgcgtttgcagacgtctttaaagcagagacatggacggccggtgggtctgataccagtgacgagctcgctgtacaaagtgtccttggggatcctgccatcttccatgcggctcacatggtcaagtcaTCTCAagtaccgctggctcagtagggcatatatgctgggggtgttgactgcctcga of Heterodontus francisci isolate sHetFra1 chromosome 30, sHetFra1.hap1, whole genome shotgun sequence contains these proteins:
- the LOC137346629 gene encoding claudin-4-like, with amino-acid sequence MASMGLQILGIALCVFGWMGALLTCVLPMWRVTAFIGNNIVVAQIIWEGLWMNCIVQSTGQMQCKVYDSLLALSQDLQASRALTVISLVVGIIGILVSIAGGKCTNCIENEATKAKVTIISGIIFILSGILTLIPVSWSANTIIKDFYNPLVTDAQRRELGASLYIGWGTSGLLILGGALLCCSCPPKDDNSYSAKYSAPRSTAPSKNYV